The Kocuria sp. TGY1127_2 genome includes a window with the following:
- a CDS encoding ABC transporter ATP-binding protein, producing the protein MNARLCAEGVALSYSDRMISEALDVSVPPGTFTVIVGPNACGKSTLLRALARLHKPAAGTVRLDGVDIHSLVTKEVARRVGLLPQSATAPEKMLVRDLVARGRSPHQGIFRQWSAADHDAVEEAMRLTRVKDLANRPVDELSGGQRQRVWLALVLAQGTETVLLDEPTTFLDLSHQFEILELCRRLKISEGRTIVAVLHDLNQAARYADHLIAMRDGRIVATGEVADVMTEKTVHDIFGLSCLVVPDPVTGTPMVVPRVADREDGASIARP; encoded by the coding sequence ATGAATGCCCGGCTGTGCGCCGAGGGGGTTGCCCTCTCCTACTCAGACCGTATGATTTCCGAGGCACTGGACGTTTCGGTTCCCCCGGGGACGTTCACGGTGATCGTCGGGCCCAACGCGTGCGGCAAGTCGACGTTGCTGCGAGCCCTTGCCAGATTGCACAAACCGGCTGCGGGCACGGTGCGTCTTGACGGCGTCGATATTCATTCGTTGGTGACCAAGGAAGTCGCTCGTCGTGTGGGCCTCCTGCCGCAATCGGCCACAGCGCCGGAGAAGATGCTGGTCCGGGACCTCGTGGCCCGAGGGCGCTCGCCCCACCAAGGCATTTTCCGCCAGTGGAGCGCGGCCGATCACGACGCCGTCGAAGAAGCCATGCGACTGACTCGGGTCAAGGATCTGGCCAACAGGCCTGTCGACGAGCTGTCCGGCGGGCAGCGTCAACGGGTTTGGCTCGCGTTGGTCCTTGCGCAAGGAACAGAGACCGTCCTCCTCGATGAGCCGACGACCTTCCTCGACCTCTCTCACCAGTTCGAGATCCTTGAACTCTGCCGTCGGCTCAAGATCTCAGAGGGCCGCACGATCGTCGCCGTTCTGCATGATCTCAACCAGGCCGCCCGTTATGCCGACCATCTCATCGCGATGCGCGACGGCCGCATCGTCGCCACCGGTGAGGTTGCCGACGTGATGACGGAGAAGACGGTGCACGACATTTTCGGACTCTCCTGCCTCGTCGTCCCAGACCCCGTAACGGGAACACCCATGGTTGTTCCGAGGGTCGCCGACCGCGAGGACGGAGCATCAATCGCTCGACCCTGA
- a CDS encoding iron chelate uptake ABC transporter family permease subunit — MILRATSRRGDSPYANAAAGSEKGRYLGGALVPSAPRGYWWFRAGTRLSVLVERRVLIVGCLLAVVTVVLGLFAVGLGGSSVGFEQVFRIFIGEGRASARFVVFELRIPRIVLAIVVGSALGTAGAVFQVLTRNPLGSPDLIGFTMGAQTGILVSVVLFGGTLVPVPIAALIGGLVAGTAIWMFSFRGGFGGLRLILAGIAISSMLGSLNRWLILRTDSDTAFGAITSVIGSLAGAGWERIIAVGPATLLIQALVLAMFREVQVLDLGEDLAVCLGTRVDRAQILLVLLGTALVALATTAAGPISFVALVAPHLTRMLCRTATASLMVSALFGAFLLLAADVLSQSMLDSMPVGIVTSAVGGIYFMGLLLTEARKRQ; from the coding sequence ATGATCCTCCGGGCCACGTCCCGCCGCGGTGACTCTCCATATGCCAACGCAGCCGCAGGTTCCGAAAAAGGGCGTTATCTCGGCGGGGCTCTGGTTCCGAGTGCGCCCCGCGGTTACTGGTGGTTCCGGGCTGGCACGCGTCTCAGCGTGTTGGTCGAGCGACGCGTACTGATCGTTGGATGTCTTCTGGCGGTAGTGACCGTGGTTCTGGGGCTTTTTGCGGTCGGTCTGGGCGGTTCCTCGGTCGGATTCGAACAGGTCTTCCGGATTTTCATCGGCGAGGGAAGAGCTTCGGCCCGCTTCGTTGTATTCGAACTCCGGATTCCGCGCATAGTGCTGGCGATTGTCGTTGGCTCAGCGCTGGGAACCGCAGGTGCGGTGTTCCAGGTCCTGACTCGTAACCCTCTGGGCAGCCCCGATCTCATCGGATTTACGATGGGAGCTCAGACGGGAATCCTGGTGTCGGTGGTTCTTTTCGGAGGGACTCTAGTTCCGGTCCCAATCGCCGCCCTGATCGGTGGGTTGGTCGCGGGTACTGCGATCTGGATGTTCTCCTTCCGTGGTGGGTTCGGCGGTTTGCGGTTGATCCTGGCCGGCATCGCCATCTCCTCGATGCTGGGAAGTCTTAACCGCTGGTTGATCCTGCGGACGGACAGCGATACCGCTTTCGGGGCAATAACCTCCGTTATCGGCTCTCTTGCAGGAGCGGGATGGGAACGAATTATCGCCGTCGGGCCCGCAACTCTTCTGATTCAGGCGTTGGTTCTGGCCATGTTCCGGGAGGTTCAGGTTCTGGACCTGGGGGAGGACCTGGCCGTTTGTCTCGGAACGCGCGTCGATCGTGCGCAGATCCTGCTGGTTCTCCTCGGCACCGCACTGGTTGCTTTGGCTACCACGGCTGCCGGCCCGATTTCCTTTGTGGCTCTGGTGGCTCCGCATCTGACTCGGATGCTCTGCCGGACTGCGACGGCATCCCTGATGGTCTCGGCACTTTTCGGTGCTTTCTTGTTGCTGGCGGCCGACGTCCTGAGCCAGAGCATGCTCGACTCGATGCCGGTTGGCATCGTCACCTCGGCGGTCGGCGGAATCTACTTCATGGGTCTCCTTCTGACGGAAGCGAGGAAAAGACAATGA
- the fepB gene encoding Fe2+-enterobactin ABC transporter substrate-binding protein — MRAVATKMLWVRGALAFAVALMLAIALAACGDSGSSKASADASSSSAEKWPRTITTDDGELKIDKKPEKIVSTSTTLTGSLLAVGAPVVASGATKENVPDLSDDQGFFNQWSKAATEKNVKKLWSNDSPNIEKVADYEPDLIVVAKNSGDSVFDKVDQLKKMGAPVLVVDYSDKSWQDVTTKVAEATGREKAAEDVIKDFDQRLSEVKNKIKVPEEEVSPFIVFGDGSGAAALTDKAPQVQILEKLGFKITTIPDEVKGDTSMGKDRGDMVNLSPENVQKGLPGKVWLAVAADDSNKKVIHEDKAFNTSPAVKDGKVYYTPGETFRLDYYSAKMELDSLEKDFAK; from the coding sequence ATGAGAGCAGTTGCAACCAAAATGCTATGGGTCCGAGGGGCACTCGCATTCGCCGTGGCCCTGATGTTGGCCATTGCCCTGGCGGCGTGTGGGGATTCCGGGTCCTCCAAGGCATCCGCCGATGCTTCCTCGTCCTCTGCAGAGAAATGGCCACGCACCATCACGACCGACGACGGCGAGCTCAAGATCGACAAGAAGCCCGAGAAGATCGTGTCGACGTCGACGACGCTGACCGGCTCGCTGCTGGCCGTGGGTGCACCCGTGGTGGCATCCGGCGCGACCAAGGAAAACGTCCCGGATCTCTCGGACGATCAAGGATTCTTCAACCAGTGGTCCAAGGCGGCCACGGAGAAGAACGTCAAGAAGCTCTGGTCCAATGATTCACCGAACATCGAGAAGGTCGCCGACTACGAACCCGACCTGATCGTCGTCGCCAAGAACTCCGGTGACTCCGTCTTCGACAAGGTCGATCAGCTCAAGAAGATGGGCGCCCCCGTCCTGGTCGTGGACTACTCCGACAAGTCCTGGCAGGACGTGACCACCAAGGTCGCCGAGGCAACGGGGCGGGAGAAGGCCGCAGAAGACGTCATCAAGGACTTCGACCAGCGCCTCTCGGAGGTCAAGAACAAGATCAAGGTGCCCGAAGAAGAGGTCTCCCCATTCATTGTGTTCGGTGATGGTTCGGGCGCCGCGGCCCTAACCGACAAGGCTCCTCAGGTCCAGATTCTCGAGAAACTGGGCTTCAAGATCACCACCATCCCGGATGAGGTCAAGGGTGATACCTCGATGGGCAAGGACCGCGGAGACATGGTCAATCTGTCCCCGGAGAACGTCCAGAAGGGCCTGCCCGGCAAGGTGTGGCTCGCCGTGGCCGCGGACGACAGCAACAAGAAGGTGATCCACGAGGACAAGGCCTTCAACACCTCGCCGGCGGTCAAGGATGGCAAGGTCTACTACACCCCGGGTGAGACGTTCCGCCTGGATTACTACTCCGCGAAGATGGAGCTCGATTCTCTCGAGAAGGACTTCGCCAAGTAG